In the genome of Odocoileus virginianus isolate 20LAN1187 ecotype Illinois chromosome 17, Ovbor_1.2, whole genome shotgun sequence, the window TCTGGAGGGCAAAGACCAGGTCTTCATCATTATATTTCAATGCCTAGCACAATGTCTGGAACACAGAGTCCAATATTTGTGAAATGTGTTGAATAAATCAATTCCCCCCTCTGCAGAAGTAACAAGAAGACTTCCTCCTAATGACTGCTCTCCTAACAGAATCCGAAGGGAGAATTGGACTGAATTACTTCCATTTCTAGCACATTTTGATGTGTAGaatcttttcttatctttttaatctCAGGTCTCTGATGGGAAAAGATTATTATTCCTGCTTTACAGATGGCAAAGCCAATTTCCAGAGAGGTTGGGTTGTCCTGCCCACAACTCATTTAGTCCTCTGACATCTGTGGGGAGAGAGGTGAATGCACAGAGGAGACAGTGGCAAATCGAAGGTGCGGGAAGGTGCCTATCAGCTCCCAGAGACGCCATGgagccaggtctcctgagttTTCTCTCCCCCTTCCTTATCTTCAGAGGCGGGGAGTCCGGGAAGAGGGCAGTGTCAAAGCTGTCAGCCCCTGTGTTCTGAGAGATTACAATCTAAGCACCTCCTAAGCTGGTTCTCAGGTGTCCCCAGCACCTCATTGCCTGTTTGGGGCGCAGAAAACTTTCCATCCTTCATAAAGCTGGCCCTGGTTAACCCAAACCACCCACATCCACGGCAATGAGACCAAGAACAAATTCGTTGTTCACCTCAAGCACCTCCTCTTCTCACCCCCGGGGGGAGATCGGACCCCCACACTAGGGGAGCGGAGGGGGAATATTCTAGGTGGTACTGGGGTATCTGGAAGTGGGCTGAACTGAAAACTGCTTTCCGTAAATTCTCCTCTGCTGGATTTTTTTATTCCTAGATCTAATTCCAGACTGTGATGTGAACTCTCCCTGGGTCTCCCACCCTCGACAAgttcccccagccccagctcttgAGCCAGCACCCCCACCGCCCCTGCGGGTTCACGTTTCAGGGCTTGTGGGGTGCAGCACAAAACTCCACTCCATCTCGCAGACCCCAGGGCGCCCTCTAGCGGACGCGAGGCGCGGGGTGGGGCCACCGCTCGTCCTCGGGCCCGTCCGGCTGCTTAAGGGCACCTGGCAGGTTTGGAGACTCAGAAGGGCCACAGCGGTTGTTCCTTGCGTTTGTGTCTTTGGAGAGGTGGGAGGTGGCACCCGTGTCGGCAGAGAACCTAGCAGGCGGCCGATGGACTGAGACCGGACAGCTGCCACGCAGGCTGCGTTCCTTCCACGCTTAGGACTCCCGGCTTCACCTCGGGAACAGGCCCACGGGTGACGCTCGCGCTTTCTCCCGCCCCCAGGCTTCCAGGTCCGGTCCTAGTTTCGAGGCCCGGCTttgggagtggggctgggggggtgTCCCCAGTTCCCCAGAGGCGGGCACGGGCCTCCTGGGGCCGCGATCGGAACCCCGGACGGGCGCGGGTGGGGGCGAGGTAGGTGGCTGGGTGGGTTGGAGGGGTCTCCCCGCGAGGTCCGAGAAAAGAGGAGACGGGGAAGCCAGGAGCCTCTCCCGCTCGGCCTCCTGGAACTGCCCGCGCTCGGGGAGCGGCGCCCCCGCCTCTGCCAGAAACTGGCCTTCTTAGAAGGGAGGGGGAAAGTGTGAATGAGAAGTTGGGGGCGGAGCGCGCGCGGGGGAGGGGCCGCTGCCAGGAACGCGCCGCCAGGGCTGGCGCCGCGCCCGCCGGGCCGCCCGGGCCGCCTCGCGTCGCGCTTTGTCTCTGCGCGCGTCTCTGCGGGTCCCCGGCCCCGCTCGCGGCCCGCCCTCGGCCGCCCGCGGCCCCTCCCTCCGCTCGACGCGCAGCCTTTCATTGCTGCGAGTAGTGACTAAACATTACAAGAAGGCCGGCCGAGCAGTTCCAGGAATCGGGGGGGCGGGGCGCCGGGGCCGCGTATATACCCGCGAGCGCGGCCTCCGCGGCGGCCCCGACTCGCActccccgcgccgccgccgccgccgccaccgccactCCGGCCCCGCACGCAGCCCGCCCAGCCCAGCTCCGGTCGCGGCCCCTCGCCTcgcgcccccccccaccccccaccgcccgGCCGGCCCGGGGGCGCGCTGGGGGCAGGGCGGGCGCCCCGGCGAAGCCCGAGGGACGCGCGCGCGAGGCCCCTTTGTGGACTTCGCGGCTGCCAACATCTGGACGCAAGGCGGGCCACCCACCGCTGGCCGCCGTGCCTTGCGGACCGTAGGAGGCGCAGCCCCGAAGCCAGAGACTTCGGTTTGGGACCAGGTAGGAAGGAGGGGCGCGGCGTGGAgcgggggggttgggggggtttCGCTAGTCCTGGGAGCTTTTCCCggtttcccctccccttcccggGTCATTCCCGGCAGGGAGGGGACTAGATAGGGGGCAGAGCGGATGGAAGCCGGAGATCCCAGGTTCCCGGAATACCCAGGCTGGGGCCCTCCGGCTTCTCGGGTCCCCtccctacccccccacccccctccctacGCCTTAGATTTCTTTCTCCGTCCTTGCCCCCCCGGGGCCACCGGACTGAGCGGCGCCCAGAGCGTCCCGGGGGCCCTTCTCCCGCTCCCCACCCCGGCCACGCTCCTGGAGACCCAACTTCCGCGCCCGAGTTTCCCACTCGGCGCCTTCCCAGTGCGCGCTGGGGAAAGGGCTGCCTGGAGGCGGGGGCTGGGCGGGCTCCGTGGGGCGTCTGGGTCGGAACGGGGGCCCAGGCGAGCGCCTCCGGGGCAGCTGGTGTCCCAGCCGCTCGGCAGGCAGGGGAGCCGGGGCGGGTCGGGCGCGCTGGAGGGTTCCGGGCACTCATGCGGCGCGTGCCTTCTTCCCCGCAGCCCCCCGGGATGCGGTAGCGGCCGCTGTGCGGAGGCCGCCGAGCAgctgcagccgccgccgccgcgcagATCCACGCTGGCTCCGTGCGCCATGGTCACCCACAGCAAGTTTCCCGCCGCCGGGATGAGCCGCCCCCTGGACACCAGCCTGCGCCTCAAGACCTTCAGCTCCAAGAGCGAGTACCAGCTGGTGGTGAACGCAGTGCGCAAGCTGCAGGAGAGTGGCTTTTACTGGAGCACCGTGACGGGCGGCGAAGCGAACTTGCTGCTGAGCGCCGAGCCCGCGGGCACCTTCCTCATCCGCGACAGCTCGGACCAGCGCCACTTCTTCACCCTCAGCGTCAAGACCCAGTCGGGGACCAAGAACCTGCGCATCCAGTGCGAGGGGGGCAGCTTCTCTCTGCAGAGCGACCCCCGGAGCACGCAGCCCGTGCCCCGCTTCGACTGCGTGCTCAAACTGGTGCATCACTACATGCCCGCCGCCGGCGCCCCCTCGTTCTCCTCGCCCCCCGCTGAACCCTCCTCCTCGCCCTCCTCGGAGGTGCCTGAGCAGCCACCGGCCCAGCCGCTCCCCGGGAGCCCCCCCAGGAGAGCCTATTACATCTACTCGGGGGGCGAGAAGATCCCTCTGGTGTTGAGCCGTCCCCTCTCCTCCAACGTGGCCACTCTCCAACATCTCTGTCGGAAGACCGTCAATGGCCACCTGGACTCCTACGAGAAAGTCACCCAGCTGCCTGGGCCCATTCGGGAGTTCCTGGACCAGTACGATGCCCCGCTTTAgggggcagagggggcaggggTAGGGCGAGGGGGCCTGGGTCCCCTCTCCTCCATGGCACAAGCACAAGAATCCAGCCGCGAGAGTCCTGCAGCTCCCAAGGGAGCCAGGGGGCGGGGAGCCCCCTCCCGCCGGCCCTCCCCCCGCAGAACAGGGGGCGGCACCTGGAATGTGTTTGAGGGGAGACGGAGAGCCCCCGGAGCGCACCTCCCCGACTCCAGCGTCTCCGGAGGAGCCAGCTGGCCCAGGGGGACCACAGCAAGGACCGCAGTGGATTCTCTGTCCTCTCCCGCCTCCTCCACCCCGCTGCGCTTCCAAACGGGGGACACCACGGGGCGTGTTGAACTGTGAGAACTGCCGGGGAATCTTCGAACTTTCCAACGGAACTTGTTTGTTCTTTGATTTGGTTTAAAACAGAGCTTTAAACCTCAGCGGGTTGAGAGCCTggaaaaggggggtgggggggtgggggggtggggagagggtgccTCGGGGGCCCAGGGCTGCAGGCTGGCCAAGGAAATGGTCACTCCCCCCTCTCCTCtcaggtcaggaggggcggctgccTACTCCACCTCTGGCTCTGGGGAGAAGGGTGACCCTAAGCGGACCTTTCTGCTCCCCCTCTTCCTGCCCCTCAGATGGCCACCAGAAACACAGGTCCTAGAGTCCATCTAGTGCCCAAGAGCCCAGGGCCCTTCTCCCGTTTTAAGGGAGGAGTGGCGTTGGGGGCGGGGAATGGATGGGCCGGTCAGTAGTTCTGAAGCCACCCCTGCTCTACCTGTCAGCACCTggcggggtggggctggaggagatggaggagatgagCCACCTTTGACCCCAGACAGAGACGAGGGGGCATTCTACTTTATGCCCCCTGAATAGATCTGGCTAGGAGATTTGCCTTAAATGCTCCCTGTCCCATGGATAGGGACTGGCACACAAGAAGCCACACACTCAGCCAACCCCAGCAGAGGCCAAGGATCCTCAGAGGGCGCCCAGCAGCCACTAGCATCTGGTGGTGGAGGTCGGAGATGGCGGGGGGGAGGCGGCAGAGAGCCGCGCGACTTTCCAGCCGAGCGCAGGAGGAATGCCATCCAGCCCAGTGGGTGCTGGCCGCTGGTGGGACCTGGGCTCTGGTCTGAGGCAGAGTCACTGggccccccagcccctgcagAGACAGCCCTCCCTCCTCACTTCGGGGGACTGGCACCGGGCAGGAAGTCATCAAGAGGCCCCGCCACCCAGCTGCTCGAGCTCTGCAATAGCACTGATAGTGAAAACTTGGAGGAATGTAGCAGCGATGGAATTACCTGGAACTGTTCTTTTTTGGGGAAAACCAAACACAGAAGTTTTCTGTGTCAGGTATTGGGCTGGATGGGTCAGCTGTGtgttggggtgttttttttttttttcttgttattttgtttggattttgtttttgttttttaataatgtttacaATCTGCCTCAATCACTCTGTCTTTTATAAAGATTCCACCTccagtcctctcccctccccctaccCAGGCCTTCGAGGCTGATAGGAGATGCTTGAAGAACTCAACAAAAATACCAATCCAAATCAAACTttgcacatatttatatttatattcaaaaaagaaacatttcagtaatttataataaagagcactattttttaatgaaaaacctGACTGGAGCCTttctcccaccccccaccgctCCTTCAGCCTTGCTTTCTCTTTCACCCACACCCACACGCTACATCAGAGGTGGCGGCCCTACCCCCTTGCTGCCCTGGTGCTTCTCGTGATGGAATCAAACTCTGGCTTCACGTCACTGACAAAGCGAAGGCAGCCACCTAGACTGTACCCGGGAGGGGTAATTCCTGCTAGTCTGATTCAGATCTGACCAGAATATGCAAAGCAAGTTCGAAGGAAGCGCTTCAAAGGGCTTGCAGGGAGTATGAACTGAGCTGTGGTCAAAGCTTTTAGAGGCTCCAAGCTATTAGAGGCACTGGGCTCCTTGGCAGAGAGGTGTTCCGAGAAAGCCCAGACGATGGGGTCCTGGCAGTGACCCGTGACCTCAGCAGACAGGACCCTgggagctggggggaggggcagtc includes:
- the SOCS3 gene encoding suppressor of cytokine signaling 3, whose product is MVTHSKFPAAGMSRPLDTSLRLKTFSSKSEYQLVVNAVRKLQESGFYWSTVTGGEANLLLSAEPAGTFLIRDSSDQRHFFTLSVKTQSGTKNLRIQCEGGSFSLQSDPRSTQPVPRFDCVLKLVHHYMPAAGAPSFSSPPAEPSSSPSSEVPEQPPAQPLPGSPPRRAYYIYSGGEKIPLVLSRPLSSNVATLQHLCRKTVNGHLDSYEKVTQLPGPIREFLDQYDAPL